The Terriglobia bacterium genomic sequence GCTTTTTTCGACGTTGCTTACCTGCTGGATGGCTTGGTTCAGGAGATTGCCGAAGGAGCCGCCGGAAACGGGGGCCTTTGGAAGCGTCGGCGTCGGCATCATCCGCGGAATGTTGCTGTAAACTTTGAAGTCGCTCATCGACCCCTTATAGGCAGGCGGAATACCAGATGGCAGATGTATCGGTAAATCAGTGACTTACGGCTGACTTGGTTGGGTAGGATAACCTTAAAAGTCGGGGGTTTGACACAAAAACCGGCGAAAAACGCCGCTTTCTTGACGGTTAAACGGCCGCCATTCTGTCAAGAATCCAACAATGTCAAGGTTTTGGATTCAACCCCATCCTGGCAACAAGGATGCCTAATAAGGACTCGATCTTTTCAAGTCTGGAGTCGATCATCGCGGATTTTTCGGTCGCGAGGGCAAGCCTGGCCGACAGCTTCTTATTGTCGTCTATCAGCATCAGATACTCCATGATACGGCTCGCAGCGATTTCGATTTCGGCGAGCTTAAAAGGTTTGGCCAGGTAATCGAAGGCGCCGCGCCGGATGGCTTCGATGGCGGTCTCGATGGACGAATAGCCCGTCATAATGACGACATAGCTCAAAGGATTGACTTGTTTCGCCACCTTGAGAACCTCCATCCCGTCCGGTCCGGGAGGCATCACAAGGTCGGTAAAGATAATGTCGAAGCTAAGCTTCCGGGATTGAATCAGGCTGATGGCTTCCGAGCCGTCGCGAGCCGACGAAACGGTGAAATTACGGGATTGCAGGTACTCACACAGTGTCAATCTGAGGTCACTGTCGTCGTCCACGACGAGGATTCGAATTTTGCCGGGAAACACCTCTGCTACATTCACCATGTCAATGTATCGGCAAATTCCTTGAAAACTTTAGATTCGACAGGTACAATCGGTCAGATTTTCTAGCAGGGAGGCGTTTCATGGACACGAACAAGGAACAGGTTCTGGTGGTCGACGACGAAGAGGATCTTCGCCACGCGATCGTCGACATCTTGACACTCGACGGATTTGAAGTCGATCAAGCCGGGTCTGCTGAAGAAGCAGCGGAGAAGCTTTCACAGATTGCATACGACGTTTTGATCACCGATCACAACCTTCCCGGAAAGACCGGGGTCGAACTGCTCGAAGAATCGCTGGTCCGCTATCCGGAAATCATCGGCGTGGTCATCACGGGATACGGCACGATCGAAACGGCTGTGAACGCTATAAAGAAGGGCGCATACAACTACCTGACAAAGCCATTCAAGCTGGTCGAACTCCCGATCATGGTTCGCAAAGGTCTCAAGGAACGCCACCTCCGGTTTGAAAATCAATACCTCCGCAAGCAGCTCGACGAGAAGTACGGCTTCAGCAACATTATCGGCTCGGGCCGGGGCATGAAACGGATCTTCGAACTGGTCGAGACCATTGCCGGCCTCAACAGCACCTGTCTGATCCAGGGCGAAACAGGAACCGGAAAAGAACTGATCGCCAAGGCCATCCACTTCAACAGTCCGCGCAAGGACCAGAAGCTTGTCAGCATCAACTGCGGCGCGATACCCGAAAGCCTGCTCGAGTCCGAGTTGTTCGGTCACGTGAAAGGCGCATTTACAGGCGCCGTCCAGACGCGCATCGGCCGCTTCGAACAGGCGAATGGCGGAACCATCTTCCTGGATGAAATCGGAAACATGCCGGTTTCGCTGCAGGTCAAACTGCTGCGCGTCCTTCAGGAACGCGAGTTCGAGCGCGTCGGCGGCAACAGCACGGTAAAGGTCGACGTCCGGATTATCGCGGCGACGAGTTCGAACCTGGAACAGATGGTGAAGGACGGAACGTTCCGCGAGGATCTCTACTACCGCTTGAATGTCATTCCGATCAATCTGCCGCCGCTCCGCGAACGCCGCGAAGATATTCCATTGCTCGTCCAGAAATTTGTCGAGCACTTCTGCGATGCCCACAAGCTGGATCTGAAAACCGTTTCACCCCAGGTCATGAAAGGTCTGATGGCGTATGACTGGCCGGGCAATGTCCGGCAGCTGGAAAACCTTGTGGAAAGGATGGTCGCGCTGACCGGCAACCGGCCGGCAATCCTTGCAACGGACCTTCCCGCGGAGATTCAAAACCGGGATTCCATGAATTTCGTACCGCTGATTGAAATTCCCGAAGAAGGCATCAACTTCCAGAACGTGGTTACCGACATGGAGCGCGAACTGATTCTT encodes the following:
- a CDS encoding response regulator; protein product: MVNVAEVFPGKIRILVVDDDSDLRLTLCEYLQSRNFTVSSARDGSEAISLIQSRKLSFDIIFTDLVMPPGPDGMEVLKVAKQVNPLSYVVIMTGYSSIETAIEAIRRGAFDYLAKPFKLAEIEIAASRIMEYLMLIDDNKKLSARLALATEKSAMIDSRLEKIESLLGILVARMGLNPKP
- a CDS encoding sigma-54 dependent transcriptional regulator, whose product is MDTNKEQVLVVDDEEDLRHAIVDILTLDGFEVDQAGSAEEAAEKLSQIAYDVLITDHNLPGKTGVELLEESLVRYPEIIGVVITGYGTIETAVNAIKKGAYNYLTKPFKLVELPIMVRKGLKERHLRFENQYLRKQLDEKYGFSNIIGSGRGMKRIFELVETIAGLNSTCLIQGETGTGKELIAKAIHFNSPRKDQKLVSINCGAIPESLLESELFGHVKGAFTGAVQTRIGRFEQANGGTIFLDEIGNMPVSLQVKLLRVLQEREFERVGGNSTVKVDVRIIAATSSNLEQMVKDGTFREDLYYRLNVIPINLPPLRERREDIPLLVQKFVEHFCDAHKLDLKTVSPQVMKGLMAYDWPGNVRQLENLVERMVALTGNRPAILATDLPAEIQNRDSMNFVPLIEIPEEGINFQNVVTDMERELILQSLRKTNGNKKLAAKLLNLKRTTLIEKIKRIGLGEQIAASA